The Euphorbia lathyris chromosome 2, ddEupLath1.1, whole genome shotgun sequence genome includes a window with the following:
- the LOC136220357 gene encoding 14 kDa proline-rich protein DC2.15-like yields MTSKSVASIALLLTINLVFFTLVSSTNHQTTPSASPPPPPPKAASPPAKETCPINTLKLGVCANLLNDLLSLVIGTPSKTPCCPLLDGLVDLEAPICLCTALKANVLGLNLNVPISLSLLLNFCGKDVPAGFQCP; encoded by the coding sequence ATGACTTCCAAGTCAGTAGCAAGCATTGCCCTTCTCCTTACCATTAACCTTGTCTTCTTCACTTTGGTTAGCTCAACCAATCATCAGACTACCCCTTCCGcatcaccaccaccaccaccacccaaAGCAGCGTCACCACCGGCAAAGGAAACATGCCCTATTAACACACTAAAGCTAGGTGTATGTGCTAACTTATTAAACGATTTGCTTAGCCTTGTGATTGGTACACCATCAAAGACACCATGCTGCCCTCTTCTTGATGGTCTTGTTGATCTTGAAGCTCCCATTTGCCTTTGCACTGCTCTTAAGGCTAATGTTTTAGGTCTCAATCTTAATGTTCCTATCTCCTTGAGCTTGCTCTTGAATTTCTGTGGAAAGGATGTTCCTGCTGGATTTCAGTGTCCTTAA
- the LOC136216702 gene encoding 14 kDa proline-rich protein DC2.15-like, with product MTSKSVPSIALLLTINLVFFTLVSSTDHQTTPSTSPPPPPPPKAASPPAKETCPIDTLKLGVCANLLNDLLSLVIGTPSKTPCCPLLDGLVDLEAPICLCTALKANVLGLNLNVPISLSLLLNFCGKDVPAGFQCP from the coding sequence ATGACTTCCAAGTCAGTACCAAGCATTGCCCTTCTCCTTACCATTAACCTTGTCTTCTTCACTTTGGTTAGCTCAACAGATCATCAGACTACCCCTTCCAcatcaccaccaccaccaccaccaccaaagGCAGCGTCACCACCGGCAAAGGAAACATGCCCTATTGACACACTAAAGCTAGGTGTATGTGCTAATTTATTAAACGATTTACTTAGCCTTGTGATTGGTACACCATCAAAGACACCATGCTGCCCTCTTCTTGATGGTCTTGTTGATCTTGAAGCTCCCATTTGCCTTTGCACTGCTCTTAAGGCTAATGTTTTAGGTCTCAATCTTAATGTTCCTATCTCCTTGAGCTTGCTCTTGAATTTCTGTGGAAAGGATGTTCCTGCTGGATTTCAGTGTCCTTAA
- the LOC136216701 gene encoding pEARLI1-like lipid transfer protein 1 isoform X2 produces MASKSAASIALLLSINLLFFTLVSSTNHQTTPCPPPPPQKAPKAASPPPAKETCPIDTLKLGVCANLLNGLLGLVIGTPSKTQCCPLLDGLVDLEAPICLCTALKANILGINLNVPISLSLLLNTCGKDVPAGFQCP; encoded by the coding sequence ATGGCTTCCAAGTCAGCAGCAAGCATTGCTCTTCTCCTTAGCATTAACCTTCTCTTCTTCACTTTGGTTAGCTCAACCAATCATCAGACTACTCCTTgcccaccaccaccaccacaaaAAGCACCAAAAGCAGCATCACCACCACCGGCAAAGGAAACATGCCCTATTGACACACTAAAGCTAGGTGTATGTGCTAACTTATTAAATGGTTTACTTGGCCTTGTAATTGGTACACCATCAAAGACACAATGCTGTCCTCTTCTTGATGGTCTTGTTGATCTTGAAGCTCCCATTTGCCTTTGCACTGCCCTTAAGGCTAATATTTTAGGCATCAATCTTAATGTTCCTATCTCCTTGAGCTTGCTCTTGAATACCTGTGGAAAGGACGTTCCTGCTGGATTTCAATGTCCTTAA
- the LOC136220254 gene encoding pEARLI1-like lipid transfer protein 1 produces the protein MASKSVASIALLLTINLLFFTLVSSTNHQTTPCPPPPPPKAPKAPSKAPPPPPSKPSSPCPPPPPPPPPKAPKAASPPPAKETCPIDTLKLGVCANLLNGLLGLVIGTPSKTQCCPLLDGLVDLEAPICLCTALKANVLGINLNVPISLSLLLNTCGKDVPAGFQCP, from the coding sequence ATGGCTTCCAAGTCGGTAGCAAGCATTGCCCTTCTCCTTACCATTAACCTTCTCTTCTTCACTTTGGTTAGCTCAACCAATCATCAGACTACACCTTGCCccccaccaccaccaccaaaaGCACCAAAAGCACCATCAAAagcaccaccaccaccaccatcaAAACCATCGTCACCTTgcccaccaccaccaccaccaccaccaccaaaaGCACCAAAAGCAGCATCACCACCACCGGCAAAGGAAACATGCCCTATTGACACACTAAAGCTAGGTGTATGTGCTAACTTATTAAATGGTTTACTTGGCCTTGTGATTGGTACACCTTCAAAGACACAATGCTGTCCTCTTCTTGATGGTCTTGTTGATCTTGAAGCTCCCATTTGCCTTTGCACTGCCCTTAAGGCTAATGTTTTAGGTATCAATCTTAATGTTCCTATCTCGTTGAGCTTGCTCTTGAATACCTGTGGAAAGGACGTTCCTGCTGGATTTCAGTGTCCTTAA